The following coding sequences are from one Oncorhynchus clarkii lewisi isolate Uvic-CL-2024 chromosome 20, UVic_Ocla_1.0, whole genome shotgun sequence window:
- the LOC139376430 gene encoding zinc finger protein 646-like, with protein MAMQELGRTKGFPCKHCGIVCSNMPSLLEHMDSHYQQEEDRKFRCDECGRCYRHAGSLANHKKTHELGSFHCPICARKLSNPLALKSHLRIHTSQKKYSCMDCGKAFRLATQLATHQKVHLSGQSKRRAGWRATAEYSPIENRDEIEDHDDFEKLSILVADQQDTGMDIVSDNNLSQEDAEVIPNSANYCENLGFEAGDRPFKCGQCEKSYRHHGSLINHKKSHQVVHSNIPICFKQLNNLAALHSHQRTHNKSKSGPDTHSLEVTYAGRAPEQFSPLNRDAPVHFCHLCQVMFPNDDEFQEHIQKHNSSSVSFGHDQGLSEDHHDSYDLSVTPSPDSNFYSTPLNNTPLMDHQGEQINDIQIYSDHSSNKSTLNTQGEPLILDPEIPADDLSKAEKSSVTENGERRFKCQVCGKSYRHAGSLINHKRSHQTGIYQCSICRKTYPHMAALRSHVRIHRAHPSSFSLGSEGDWLSSEPLTLENQQACFSSQEGDASNMMTLAQENTSEHGIGGSCHVQFDSAFPQDRTVHLPHNERQMESHMCADCGETFADIAGIKLHICPLLQPQQEAMSNDYDSNLTFLDTNGRCTMGNPGDHVEFQGLNGSPRQRYCGEHDFHEGLNREQLNGDGEEEDEKDDDGELYQCSACGNRYTSMRALRSHLRGHTQSHGTPTSSGPSSMSSLEAEKEEDPGKGHQMDGGLMICSTCGKSFAKKQDMLSHQLLHNKAQADDAKHIHMDNSNGTRHKEEADSSICGNCDIFCTSYHHLETHQCTTNGKSESAIGVEKNEMGGSVNGKELGHLKENLNNGDRQYKCDQCGRAYRHAGSLLNHKKSHKTGVFRCMVCQKRFYNLLALKNHQRTHFDVKRHTCNECGKAFKIQKQLLNHLRFHKENHAKIQELNNQMQAVMQMNGTRSEGGMRLLNAPVNQATTTHKKGGGRPTTNRKNPSVEEGAQTRVKSVEAGDPRPYSCDQCGRMYRHAGSLVNHKNSHKTGEYLCSVCNNTYSNQLAMKNHLRIHFSVKKHNCQECGKAFRGKKQLSSHICAHLRKDMPGGVRGRGRRRARNVKCKQCRQTFISADQLTAHTCGSLANSSEGSDGQTSMSLKREERPFTCIICNRSYRHAGSLLNHKNTHKSGHFSCTFCSKPFSNPMALRNHTRIHTQKKKHVCLTCGKTFRLASILHNHQKVHTRVANHFSCPECGKTFQGKSGLKRHRCRGGQDDSARACDHYHREGGDKCFTCDLCGRSYRHAGSLLNHKKTHSENLHHCTLCLQTFPDLLALQIHSQMKRHCCPDCGKTFCLISHLQNHMEVHSKDRTLVCSPCHQSFPNPARYQQHQELHHRAQGHYQQHNMQMEDDLSWESGLDQTMELQGIPKLVPAFAHMHNGMPNQQERNEVPCIGKKSHVCEHCGRTYRHAGSLLNHKNSHKTGAFFCSVCQKEFTNLMALKNHRRIHTEPKRYQCLECGKAFRVSTQLICHRRIHTKEKPFSCLLCEKRFSSKSNLRHHQKMHQSGGQDYESSFGMDTNNFMDLDMGSFL; from the exons ATGGCTATGCAAGAGCTTGGCAGGACTAAAGGCTTCCCTTGCAAACACTGTGGCATAGTGTGCTCCAACATGCCAAGCCTTCTGGAACACATGGATAGTCACTACCAGCAAGAAGAAGATCGCAAGTTCAGATGCGATGAATGTGGCCGATGCTACAGGCATGCAGGTAGCTTGGCTAACCACAAGAAAACACACGAGTTGGGTTCTTTTCATTGTCCAATATGTGCTAGGAAGCTTTCAAACCCTCTGGCCCTGAAGAGCCATTTGCGCATCCACACATCACAGAAGAAGTACTCCTGCATGGATTGTGGGAAGGCCTTTAGGCTAGCTACTCAGCTGGCCACCCATCAAAAGGTCCATCTCTCTGGGCAATCAAAGAGGAGAGCCGGTTGGAGGGCCACTGCAGAATATTCTCCAATTGAGAATAGGGATGAAATTGAAGATCATGATGACTTTGAAAAGCTGTCGATCTTGGTGGCTGACCAGCAAGACACGGGGATGGATATTGTGTCTGATAATAACCTTAGCCAAGAGGACGCAGAGGTTATCCCCAACTCGGCAAATTATTGTGAAAACCTGGGCTTTGAAGCAGGAGATCGACCTTTCAAATGTGGTCAGTGCGAAAAGTCATATAGACACCATGGAAGCCTGATCAATCATAAGAAGTCTCACCAGGTAGTGCACTCAAACATCCCTATCTGTTTCAAGCAGTTAAATAATCTTGCTGCCCTCCATAGTCATCAGAGAACCCACAACAAGTCCAAAAGTGGGCCAGACACCCATTCCTTGGAAGTCACTTACGCAGGCAGAGCACCAGAGCAGTTTTCACCCCTGAACAGGGATGCTCCAGTGCATTTCTGTCACCTGTGTCAAGTGATGTTTCCTAATGATGATGAGTTCCAGGAACACATCCAAAAGCATAATTCTTCCTCCGTGTCCTTTGGGCACGATCAAGGTTTATCTGAGGATCATCATGACTCTTATGACCTTAGTGTCACTCCTTCTCCTGACTCAAACTTTTATTCAACACCTCTAAACAATACTCCATTGATGGATCATCAAGGGGAGCAGATCAATGATATTCAAATATACTCTGACCACTCCAGTAACAAATCCACCTTGAATACTCAGGGAGAGCCCCTAATCTTGGATCCAGAGATTCCTGCTGACGATCTAAGTAAAGCAGAAAAGTCCTCAGTTACAGAAAACGGTGAGCGCCGCTTCAAGTGCCAGGTCTGTGGCAAAAGCTACCGGCATGCCGGGAGTCTCATCAACCACAAGCGTTCTCATCAGACAGGCATTTACCAGTGTTCCATCTGCCGCAAGACTTACCCACACATGGCTGCCCTCCGCAGCCATGTCCGCATCCACAGGGCCCATCCGTCCTCCTTTAGCCTCGGCTCTGAAGGAGACTGGCTCTCTTCTGAGCCCCTAACACTGGAGAACCAGCAGGCCTGCTTTTCCTCTCAGGAGGGAGATGCTAGCAATATGATGACTCTCGCTCAGGAGAACACAAGTGAACACGGCATTGGAGGATCATGCCATGTGCAGTTTGACTCCGCCTTTCCCCAGGACAGAACTGTGCACCTACCTCACAACGAACGCCAGATGGAGAGTCACATGTGTGCAGACTGTGGCGAAACATTTGCAGACATCGCAGGAATCAAATTGCACATATGCCCCCTGCTACAACCGCAGCAAGAGGCCATGTCAAATGACTATGACAGTAACTTAACCTTCTTGGACACTAATGGCCGATGCACCATGGGAAATCCAGGAGATCATGTAGAGTTCCAGGGACTGAATGGCAGCCCTAGACAAAGGTACTGTGGTGAACATGACTTCCATGAAGGCTTGAACAGGGAGCAGTTAAATGGTGATGGCGAAGAGGAGGATGAAAAGGATGATGACGGAGAGCTCTAtcagtgctcagcatgtgggaaccgCTACACAAGCATGAGGGCTCTGAGGAGTCATCTTCGTGGCCACACTCAATCCCATGGTACTCCTACAAGCTCCGGCCCCTCCTCCATGTCCTCCCTAGAGGCTGAAAAAGAAGAGGACCCTGGAAAGGGACATCAGATGGATGGGGGTCTGATGATCTGCAGTACTTGCGGAAAGAGTTTTGCCAAGAAGCAGGACATGCTTTCCCATCAGCTCTTACACAATAAAGCACAGGCAGATGATGCTAAACACATACATATGGACAATAGTAATGGAACTAGGCACAAAGAGGAGGCGGACAGCAGCATCTGTGGAAATTGCGATATATTTTGCACCAGTTACCATCATCTTGAGACCCATCAATGTACAACAAATGGGAAAAGTGAATCTGCAATCGGTGTTGAAAAAAATGAAATGGGTGGCTCTGTCAACGGTAAAGAATTAGGACACCTGAAAGAGAATTTAAACAATGGGGATCGCCAGTACAAGTGTGATCAGTGTGGAAGAGCATACAGACATGCTGGCTCCCTTCTCAACCATAAAAAGTCCCACAAAACTGGAGTGTTCCGCTGCATGGTTTGCCAGAAGCGCTTCTACAATCTACTGGCCCTTAAGAACCATCAGAGAACCCACTTTGATGTTAAGAG ACATACTTGCAATGAATGTGGGAAGGCATTCAAGATACAGAAGCAACTATTGAACCACCTAAGATTTCACAAGGAGAACCATGCCAAAATACAGGAGCTCAACAACCAGATGCAGGCCGTCatgcagatgaatggcacgaggTCAGAGGGAGGAATGCGCTTGCTTAATGCACCTGTCAATCAAGCCACCACCACCCACAAAAAGGGTGGCGGTAGGCCAACCACCAACAGAAAGAATCCCAGTGTGGAGGAGGGGGCTCAGACTCGAGTCAAATCAGTGGAAGCAGGCGACCCTCGCCCCTACTCCTGTGACCAATGTGGGCGAATGTATCGACACGCAGGAAGTCTTGTCAATCACAAGAACTCTCACAAGACTGGTGAATACCTCTGCTCTGTTTGTAACAACACCTACTCCAACCAGCTGGCTATGAAGAACCACCTGCGCATCCACTTCTCAGTTAAAAAGCACAATTGTCAAGAGTGTGGTAAGGCCTTTAGGGGAAAGAAGCAGTTGTCTAGCCATATTTGCGCACATCTCAGAAAGGATATGCCAGGAGGGGTCAGGGGAAGAGGTCGCAGACGAGCAAGAAACGTTAAATGTAAGCAGTGCAGACAGACGTTTATATCTGCTGACCAACTGACAGCTCATACCTGTGGGTCACTGGCAAACTCATCAGAGGGCAGTGATGGACAAACGAGTATGTCCTTGAAAAGGGAGGAGCGACCATTCACCTGCATCATCTGCAATCGCAGCTACCGCCACGCAGGCAGTCTCCTGAATCATAAAAACACTCATAAGTCTGGCCACTTCAGCTGCACTTTCTGCTCCAAGCCCTTTTCTAACCCCATGGCGTTACGCAACCACACACGAATCCACACACAGAAGAAGAAGCATGTCTGCCTGACCTGCGGGAAGACGTTTCGGTTGGCCAGTATCCTTCATAACCACCAGAAGGTCCACACCAGGGTGGCCAACCACTTCAGCTGCCCAGAATGTGGCAAGACCTTCCAGGGCAAGTCTGGGCTGAAGAGGCACCGCTGCCGGGGGGGTCAGGATGACTCGGCTAGAGCTTGTGACCACTATCACAGAGAGGGTGGAGACAAGTGCTTCAC GTGTGACCTCTGTGGACGCTCATACCGCCATGCTGGCTCCCTGCTCAACCATAAAAAGACGCACTCAGAAAACCTCCACCACTGTACCTTGTGCCTCCAGACTTTCCCTGACCTCCTCGCCCTCCAGATCCACTCCCAGATGAAGCGCCACTGCTGTCCAGACTGTGGCAAGACCTTCTGTCTCATCTCGCACCTGCAGAACCACATGGAGGTGCACTCCAAGGACCGCACCCTGGTCTGCAGCCCCTGCCATCAGAGCTTCCCCAACCCAGCCAGGTACCAACAACACCAGGAACTGCACCACCGGGCCCAAGGGCATTATCAACAACACAACATGCAAATGGAGGATGACCTAAGCTGGGAATCGGGACTAGACCAAACCATGGAGCTCCAAGGCATCCCCAAGCTGGTCCCGGCGTTTGCCCACATGCACAATGGCATGCCCAACCAGCAGGAGAGAAACGAGGTACCCTGTATAGGGAAGAAGAGCCACGTGTGTGAGCACTGCGGCCGCACCTACCGCCATGCAGGTTCCCTCCTCAACCACAAGAACAGTCACAAGACCGGCGCCTTCTTCTGCTCCGTGTGCCAGAAGGAGTTCACCAACCTGATGGCGCTGAAGAACCACCGGCGCATCCACACGGAGCCCAAGCGCTACCAGTGCCTGGAGTGCGGCAAGGCCTTCCGCGTGTCCACCCAGCTCATCTGCCACCGGAGGATCCACACCAAAGAGAAGCCCTTCTCCTGCCTGCTGTGCGAGAAGCGCTTCTCCAGCAAGTCAAACCTGCGCCACCACCAGAAGATGCACCAGAGTGGTGGCCAGGACTACGAGTCCTCCTTCGGCATGGATACTAACAATTTTATGGACTTGGACATGGGCTCTTTTCTCTGA